One window from the genome of Enterobacter asburiae encodes:
- the gudD gene encoding glucarate dehydratase produces the protein MSTFSTPVVTAMQIVPVAGHDSMLMNLSGAHAPFFTRNIVIIKDNSGHTGVGEIPGGEKIRQTLEDAIPLVVGKTLGEYKNILNTVRNTFADRDAGGRGLQTFDLRTTIHVVTGIESAMLDLLGQHLGVNVASLLGEGQQRSEVEMLGYLFFVGDRRLTPLPYQSQPDEQCDWYRLRHDEAMTPDAVVRLAEAAYEKYGFNDFKLKGGVLAGEEEAEAVTALAKRFPQARVTLDPNGAWSLKEAIAIGKQLKGVLAYAEDPCGAEQGFSGREVMAEFRRATGLPTATNMIATDWRQMGHTLSLQSVDIPLADPHFWTMQGSVRVAQMCHEFGLTWGSHSNNHFDVSLAMFTHVAAAAPGTITAIDTHWIWQEGNQRLTKQPFEIKGGMVQVPSTPGLGVELDMDQVMKANELYQKHGLGARDDAMAMQYLIPDWTFDNKRPCMVR, from the coding sequence ATGAGTACTTTTTCTACCCCAGTAGTTACCGCCATGCAGATCGTTCCGGTTGCGGGCCATGACAGCATGTTGATGAACCTGAGCGGCGCGCATGCGCCATTCTTTACCCGCAACATTGTCATTATCAAAGACAATTCCGGCCATACGGGCGTGGGCGAAATTCCGGGCGGGGAGAAGATCCGCCAAACGCTGGAAGATGCCATTCCGCTGGTGGTGGGCAAAACGCTGGGTGAGTACAAAAATATCCTCAACACCGTGCGCAACACCTTTGCCGATCGCGATGCCGGAGGGCGTGGTCTGCAGACCTTCGATCTGCGCACCACCATTCACGTGGTGACCGGGATTGAATCCGCCATGTTGGATCTGCTGGGCCAGCATCTGGGCGTTAACGTTGCGTCGCTGCTGGGCGAGGGTCAGCAGCGCAGCGAAGTGGAAATGCTGGGCTATCTGTTCTTTGTCGGCGACCGCAGGCTGACGCCGTTGCCTTATCAGAGCCAGCCGGATGAACAATGCGACTGGTACCGACTCCGCCACGACGAGGCGATGACCCCGGACGCGGTGGTGCGCCTGGCGGAAGCCGCTTATGAAAAATATGGTTTTAATGATTTCAAACTGAAAGGCGGCGTGCTGGCCGGTGAGGAAGAGGCGGAAGCCGTCACCGCGCTGGCAAAACGTTTCCCGCAGGCACGCGTGACGCTGGATCCGAACGGCGCATGGTCGCTTAAGGAGGCCATTGCGATCGGTAAACAGCTGAAAGGCGTGCTGGCGTATGCGGAAGATCCGTGTGGGGCTGAGCAAGGCTTCTCAGGACGTGAAGTCATGGCGGAATTCCGCCGCGCAACGGGGCTGCCGACCGCGACCAATATGATTGCGACCGACTGGCGTCAGATGGGACACACCCTGTCCTTGCAGTCTGTTGATATTCCGCTGGCGGACCCGCACTTCTGGACGATGCAGGGGTCGGTGCGCGTGGCGCAAATGTGCCATGAGTTTGGCCTGACCTGGGGCTCGCACTCTAACAACCACTTCGACGTGTCGCTGGCGATGTTCACGCACGTTGCCGCCGCCGCGCCGGGCACGATTACCGCTATCGATACGCACTGGATCTGGCAGGAAGGTAACCAGCGTCTGACTAAGCAGCCGTTTGAGATCAAAGGTGGCATGGTGCAGGTGCCTTCTACCCCGGGGCTGGGAGTTGAGCTGGATATGGACCAGGTCATGAAGGCCAACGAGCTGTATCAGAAACACGGTCTGGGCGCGCGCGACGACGCGATGGCGATGCAGTATCTGATCCCGGACTGGACATTCGACAATAAACGCCCGTGCATGGTACGATAA
- the gudP gene encoding galactarate/glucarate/glycerate transporter GudP — protein MSTLSHAASSAEKRTNARYWIVVMLFIVTSFNYGDRATLSIAGSEMAKDIGLDPVGMGYVFSAFSWAYVIGQIPGGWLLDRFGSKRVYFWSIFIWSMFTLLQGFVDIFSGFGIIVALFTLRFLVGLAEAPSFPGNSRIVAAWFPAQERGTAVAIFNSAQYFATVIFAPIMGWLTHEVGWSHVFFFMGGLGIVISFVWLKVIHEPNQHPGVNKKELQYIAEGGALINMDQKSAKAKVPFSQKWAQIKQLVGSRMMIGIYLGQYCINALTYFFITWFPVYLVQARGMSILKAGFVASVPAICGFVGGVLGGVISDWLMRRTGSLNIARKTPIVLGMLLSMTMVFCNYVNAEWMIIGFMAMAFFGKGIGALGWAVMADTAPKEISGLSGGLFNMFGNISGIVTPIAIGYIVGTTGSFNGALIYVGVHALVAVLSYLVLVGDIKRVELKPVAERG, from the coding sequence ATGAGTACATTAAGCCACGCAGCGAGCAGCGCTGAAAAGCGCACCAACGCCCGCTACTGGATAGTGGTGATGCTTTTTATCGTCACGTCCTTTAACTATGGTGACCGCGCCACGCTGTCGATTGCCGGTTCGGAAATGGCAAAAGATATCGGCCTTGATCCCGTGGGCATGGGTTACGTTTTCTCCGCATTCTCATGGGCCTACGTCATCGGGCAAATTCCTGGCGGCTGGCTGCTGGACCGTTTTGGATCTAAACGCGTCTATTTCTGGTCCATCTTTATCTGGTCGATGTTTACCCTGTTGCAGGGTTTCGTCGATATCTTCAGCGGCTTCGGCATTATCGTGGCGCTTTTCACGCTGCGCTTCCTGGTAGGCTTAGCGGAAGCGCCTTCCTTCCCGGGCAACAGCCGAATTGTGGCGGCATGGTTCCCGGCGCAGGAGAGGGGAACGGCGGTGGCGATTTTCAACTCAGCACAGTACTTCGCAACGGTGATCTTCGCGCCAATCATGGGCTGGCTGACACATGAGGTGGGCTGGTCACACGTCTTCTTCTTCATGGGCGGGCTTGGGATCGTCATCAGCTTCGTCTGGCTGAAAGTGATCCACGAACCCAACCAGCATCCTGGCGTGAACAAAAAAGAGCTGCAGTACATCGCGGAAGGCGGAGCGCTGATCAACATGGATCAGAAATCCGCAAAAGCAAAAGTCCCGTTCAGCCAGAAATGGGCGCAGATCAAGCAGCTCGTCGGCTCGCGCATGATGATCGGCATCTATCTGGGCCAGTACTGTATTAACGCCTTAACCTACTTCTTCATCACCTGGTTCCCGGTGTACCTGGTGCAGGCGCGCGGCATGTCGATTCTGAAAGCGGGATTTGTCGCCTCGGTCCCGGCAATCTGCGGCTTCGTCGGCGGCGTGCTCGGCGGGGTGATTTCCGACTGGCTGATGCGCCGCACGGGGTCACTGAACATCGCGCGTAAAACGCCGATTGTGCTCGGCATGCTGCTCTCCATGACCATGGTGTTCTGTAACTACGTCAATGCCGAATGGATGATTATCGGCTTTATGGCGATGGCCTTCTTCGGCAAAGGCATTGGCGCGCTGGGCTGGGCGGTGATGGCGGATACGGCACCGAAAGAGATCAGCGGCCTGAGCGGCGGTCTGTTCAACATGTTCGGCAACATCTCCGGGATTGTGACGCCAATCGCTATCGGCTACATCGTTGGCACCACCGGCTCCTTTAACGGTGCGCTGATTTATGTCGGGGTACATGCGCTGGTGGCGGTGCTGAGTTACCTGGTGCTGGTGGGGGATATCAAGCGCGTCGAACTTAAACCTGTAGCGGAGCGTGGATGA
- a CDS encoding glucarate dehydratase family protein codes for MTTQSSPTVTEMKVIPVAGQDSMLLNIGGAHNAWFTRNIVVLKDSAGNTGVGEAPGGEVIYQTLVDAIPQVVGQELARLNKVVQRVHKGNQSADFDTFGKGAWTFELRVNAVAALEAALLDLLGKALNVPVCELLGPGKQHDAVTVLGYLFYVGDRNKTDLPYLARSTGDHDWYRLRHQEALSSDAVVRLAEAAQDRYGFKDFKLKGGVLPGEQEIETARALKKRFADARITVDPNGAWLLDEAISLCKGLGDVLTYAEDPCGAEQGFSGREVMAEFRRATGLPVATNMIATNWREMGHAVMLNAVDIPLADPHFWTLSGAVRVAQLCDDWGLTWGCHSNNHFDISLAMFTHVGAAAPGNPTAIDTHWIWQEGEARLTKNPLEIINGKIAVPDAPGLGVEIDWDQIHKAHEAYKKLPGGARNDAGPMQYLIPGWTFDRKRPVFGRH; via the coding sequence ATGACAACGCAATCGAGTCCAACCGTCACGGAGATGAAGGTCATCCCGGTGGCCGGGCAGGACAGCATGCTGCTCAATATTGGCGGTGCGCATAACGCCTGGTTTACCCGTAATATCGTCGTGCTGAAAGACAGCGCAGGGAATACCGGCGTGGGCGAGGCCCCCGGCGGAGAGGTGATTTACCAGACGCTGGTCGATGCCATTCCGCAGGTCGTGGGCCAGGAGCTCGCCCGTCTGAACAAGGTGGTTCAGCGGGTGCATAAGGGCAATCAGTCGGCAGACTTTGATACGTTCGGTAAAGGTGCCTGGACGTTTGAACTGCGGGTCAACGCGGTCGCCGCCCTGGAGGCCGCCCTGCTCGATTTACTGGGTAAGGCGCTGAATGTTCCGGTTTGCGAGCTGCTGGGGCCCGGCAAACAGCACGATGCGGTTACCGTGCTGGGCTATCTGTTCTACGTGGGCGATCGCAATAAAACCGATCTCCCCTATCTGGCGCGATCCACGGGCGATCACGACTGGTATCGCCTGCGCCACCAGGAAGCGCTCTCCAGCGACGCGGTGGTGCGGTTGGCCGAGGCGGCGCAGGATCGCTACGGCTTTAAGGATTTCAAGCTGAAGGGCGGCGTGCTGCCCGGCGAGCAGGAGATTGAAACGGCCCGGGCGCTGAAAAAACGCTTTGCGGATGCACGGATCACCGTCGATCCCAATGGTGCATGGCTGCTGGATGAAGCGATTAGCCTGTGCAAAGGGCTGGGGGATGTCCTGACCTATGCGGAAGACCCCTGCGGCGCGGAGCAGGGCTTCTCGGGCCGTGAAGTCATGGCCGAGTTCCGTCGCGCCACCGGGCTGCCTGTCGCGACCAATATGATCGCCACCAACTGGCGTGAAATGGGTCACGCGGTGATGCTGAACGCCGTTGACATACCGCTGGCGGACCCGCACTTCTGGACGCTTTCAGGCGCAGTGCGCGTGGCGCAGCTGTGCGATGACTGGGGGCTGACCTGGGGCTGTCACTCGAACAATCACTTTGATATTTCGCTGGCGATGTTTACCCACGTTGGCGCGGCGGCGCCGGGTAACCCGACCGCCATCGACACCCACTGGATTTGGCAGGAAGGGGAAGCCCGCCTGACGAAAAATCCGCTGGAAATCATCAACGGCAAGATTGCCGTACCGGATGCGCCGGGCCTGGGCGTGGAGATTGACTGGGATCAGATCCATAAAGCCCATGAGGCGTATAAAAAGCTACCGGGCGGCGCGCGTAACGACGCGGGCCCGATGCAGTACCTGATCCCCGGCTGGACATTTGACCGTAAGCGCCCTGTTTTCGGACGTCACTGA
- the rlmD gene encoding 23S rRNA (uracil(1939)-C(5))-methyltransferase RlmD yields the protein MAQFYSAKRRVTTRQIITVEATDLDPFGQGVARHNGKALFITGLLPTERAEITLTEDKRQFARGQVKRRLNDSPERVKPRCPHFGVCGGCQQQHASTELQQKSKSRALARQLKHDVNEILADEPWGYRRRARLSLSYQPKTARLEMGFRKAGSSDIVDVQQCPILVPHLEALLPDVRTCLSGLDGVRHLGHVELVMANNGPLMVLRHTAPLSKKDREKLERFSHSHDLALFLAPQSEILEQVTGEAPWYASNGLRLTFSPRDFIQVNDGVNQQMVEKALTWLDVQKSDRVLDLFCGMGNFTLPLARKAASVVGVEGVEALVAKGQENAQQNGLQNVTFFHQNLEEDVTQQPWAKQGFDKILLDPARAGAPGVMAHIIKLAPKRVVYVSCNPATLARDSEALISAGYQIQRLAMLDMFPHTGHLESMVLFEHI from the coding sequence ATGGCGCAATTCTACTCTGCAAAGCGACGCGTGACGACGCGTCAAATCATCACTGTTGAAGCCACGGACCTCGATCCGTTTGGTCAGGGAGTGGCACGTCACAATGGTAAGGCTCTGTTTATAACAGGTTTACTGCCAACAGAACGAGCAGAAATTACGCTGACGGAAGATAAACGCCAGTTCGCGCGCGGACAGGTTAAGCGTCGTCTCAACGATAGCCCGGAGCGCGTGAAGCCCCGCTGCCCACATTTTGGCGTTTGCGGGGGCTGCCAGCAACAGCATGCGAGCACAGAATTACAGCAAAAAAGCAAAAGCCGCGCGCTGGCGCGTCAGCTTAAACACGACGTTAACGAAATTCTCGCCGATGAGCCCTGGGGCTACCGTCGGCGCGCCCGCCTGAGCCTCAGCTATCAGCCAAAAACGGCGCGGCTGGAGATGGGGTTTCGCAAGGCCGGCTCCAGTGACATCGTCGATGTGCAGCAGTGCCCCATTTTGGTGCCCCATCTTGAGGCGTTGCTTCCGGATGTGCGCACCTGTCTCTCCGGGCTGGACGGCGTTCGCCACCTTGGGCATGTCGAACTGGTCATGGCAAACAATGGACCGCTGATGGTGCTGCGCCATACCGCGCCGCTGTCGAAAAAAGATCGCGAAAAACTGGAACGCTTTTCGCATTCCCACGACCTGGCGCTTTTTCTTGCACCACAAAGCGAGATACTTGAGCAGGTTACCGGTGAGGCGCCCTGGTATGCGTCAAACGGGCTACGCTTAACGTTCAGCCCGCGGGATTTCATTCAGGTGAATGATGGCGTAAACCAGCAGATGGTTGAGAAAGCGCTGACGTGGCTGGATGTTCAGAAAAGCGATCGAGTGCTCGATCTGTTCTGCGGAATGGGCAACTTCACGCTGCCGTTGGCGCGAAAAGCGGCCAGCGTCGTCGGCGTGGAAGGCGTTGAGGCGCTGGTGGCTAAAGGGCAGGAGAACGCACAGCAGAACGGCTTGCAAAATGTGACATTCTTTCATCAAAATCTTGAGGAAGATGTCACCCAACAGCCGTGGGCAAAACAGGGCTTTGATAAAATTTTGCTCGACCCGGCGCGTGCCGGTGCCCCGGGTGTGATGGCACATATTATTAAACTCGCGCCGAAGCGTGTGGTCTATGTTTCCTGTAATCCGGCAACGCTTGCCCGGGACAGTGAGGCATTAATCAGCGCGGGTTACCAGATTCAGCGTCTGGCAATGCTGGACATGTTCCCGCACACTGGTCATCTGGAATCGATGGTGTTGTTCGAGCACATCTAA
- the barA gene encoding two-component sensor histidine kinase BarA, with the protein MTNYSLRARMMILILAPTVLIGLLLSIFFVVHRYNDLQRQLEDAGASIIEPLAVSSEYGMNLQNRESIGQLISVLHRRHSDIVRAISVYDEHNRLFVTSNFHLDPAALKIPDGTPFPRHLTVLRRGDIMILRTPIVSESYSPDESAQSDAKSSNNMLGYVALELDLKSVRLQQYKEIFISGVMMLFCIGIALIFGWRLMRDVTGPIRNMVNTVDRIRRGQLDSRVEGFMLGELDMLKNGINSMAMSLAAYHEEMQHNVDQATSDLRETLEQMEIQNVELDLAKKRAQEAARIKSEFLANMSHELRTPLNGVIGFTRLTLKSELNPTQRDHLHTIERSANNLLAIINDVLDFSKLEAGKLILESIPFPLRSTLDEVVTLLAHSSHDKGLELTLNIKNDVPDNVIGDPLRLQQVITNLVGNAIKFTESGNIDILVEKRSISSNKVQIEVQIRDTGIGIPERDQSRLFQAFRQADASISRRHGGTGLGLVITQRLVNEMGGDISFHSQPNRGSTFWFHINLDLNPNVLTDGPVTDCLKGKRLAYVEPNAAAAQCALDILSTTPLEVVYSPTFSALAVEHYDILLMGIPVTFTGELTMQQERLAKAASMTDYLLLALPCHAQLNAEELKNDGAAACLLKPLTATRLLPALTEYCRLSQHALPLIDDEQKLPMSVMAVDDNPANLKLIGVLLEDQVQHVELCTSGAQAVEQAKQMQFDLILMDIQMPGMDGIRACELIHQLPHQQQTPVIAVTAHAMAGQKEKLLSAGMNDYLAKPIDEEKLHNLLLRYKPGHIGGTYTVSSEPVEISVNQNATFDWQLALRQAAGKPDLAREMLQMLVAFLPEIRNKVEEQLVGENPEDLLEAIHKLHGSCGYSGVPRLKNLCQLLEQQLRAGTPESELEPEFLELLDEMDNVTREAMKVLGS; encoded by the coding sequence ATGACCAACTACAGCCTGCGCGCGCGCATGATGATTTTGATCCTCGCCCCCACCGTTCTCATCGGTTTGCTGCTGAGTATCTTCTTTGTGGTGCACCGCTATAACGATTTGCAGCGACAGCTGGAGGATGCAGGCGCCAGCATTATCGAACCGCTTGCCGTTTCCAGCGAGTACGGCATGAACCTGCAAAACCGCGAATCCATTGGTCAGTTAATCAGCGTACTCCACCGCCGCCACTCGGACATCGTACGCGCCATTTCCGTTTACGACGAACATAACCGCCTGTTTGTCACCTCGAATTTTCATCTCGATCCGGCGGCCCTGAAGATCCCGGACGGTACGCCGTTCCCTCGCCATCTCACCGTATTGCGGCGCGGCGATATCATGATCCTGCGCACGCCGATCGTATCTGAAAGCTATTCACCCGATGAGTCTGCGCAGTCCGACGCCAAATCCAGCAACAATATGCTGGGATATGTAGCGCTGGAGCTGGATCTCAAGTCGGTCCGGCTACAGCAGTATAAAGAAATCTTCATCTCTGGCGTGATGATGCTGTTCTGCATTGGCATTGCGCTGATCTTCGGCTGGCGCCTGATGCGCGACGTGACGGGCCCCATCCGCAACATGGTTAACACGGTTGACCGCATCCGCCGGGGACAGCTCGACAGCCGGGTGGAAGGGTTTATGCTGGGCGAGCTGGATATGCTGAAGAACGGCATCAACTCGATGGCCATGTCGCTGGCGGCGTATCACGAAGAGATGCAGCACAACGTTGATCAGGCGACGTCCGACCTGCGCGAAACGCTGGAGCAGATGGAGATTCAGAACGTTGAGCTGGATCTGGCGAAAAAGCGCGCTCAGGAAGCGGCACGTATTAAGTCGGAATTCCTGGCCAATATGTCGCACGAGCTGCGTACGCCGCTCAATGGCGTGATCGGCTTCACCCGCCTGACCCTGAAAAGCGAGCTCAACCCGACTCAGCGCGATCACCTGCACACCATTGAACGCTCGGCCAACAACCTGCTGGCGATCATCAACGACGTGCTGGACTTCTCCAAGCTGGAAGCGGGCAAGCTGATCCTGGAGAGTATTCCTTTCCCGCTGCGCAGTACGCTCGATGAGGTGGTGACGCTGCTCGCGCACTCGTCGCACGACAAAGGCCTTGAGCTGACGCTCAACATTAAAAACGACGTGCCGGATAACGTTATTGGCGATCCATTGCGTCTGCAGCAGGTCATTACCAACCTTGTCGGGAACGCCATTAAATTCACCGAAAGCGGTAACATCGACATTCTGGTAGAAAAACGCTCGATCAGCAGCAATAAGGTGCAGATTGAAGTCCAGATCCGCGATACCGGCATCGGGATTCCGGAGCGGGATCAGTCGCGTCTGTTCCAGGCGTTCCGTCAGGCGGACGCCAGTATCTCCCGCCGTCATGGCGGTACCGGCCTGGGGCTGGTGATCACGCAGCGCCTGGTGAACGAGATGGGCGGCGATATCTCTTTCCACAGCCAGCCGAATCGCGGTTCAACCTTCTGGTTCCACATTAATCTGGACCTCAATCCGAACGTGCTGACCGATGGCCCGGTGACGGACTGCCTGAAAGGCAAGCGTCTGGCCTACGTCGAACCTAACGCGGCGGCAGCGCAGTGCGCGCTCGATATTTTAAGCACCACGCCGCTGGAGGTGGTCTACAGCCCAACCTTCTCAGCGCTTGCCGTTGAGCACTACGACATTCTGCTGATGGGGATCCCGGTCACCTTTACCGGCGAACTGACTATGCAGCAGGAGCGGCTGGCGAAAGCCGCGTCAATGACCGACTATCTGCTGCTGGCGCTGCCCTGCCATGCCCAGCTCAATGCAGAAGAGTTGAAAAATGACGGGGCCGCCGCGTGTCTGCTGAAACCGCTCACCGCGACCCGCCTGCTGCCCGCGCTCACGGAGTATTGCCGTCTTAGCCAGCATGCCCTCCCGCTGATTGACGATGAGCAAAAATTGCCGATGAGCGTGATGGCGGTGGATGATAATCCGGCCAACCTGAAGCTCATTGGCGTATTGCTTGAAGACCAGGTTCAGCATGTGGAGCTGTGCACCAGCGGCGCGCAGGCGGTTGAACAGGCTAAGCAGATGCAGTTTGATTTGATACTGATGGATATTCAAATGCCGGGCATGGATGGCATTCGGGCCTGCGAGCTGATCCACCAGCTGCCGCATCAGCAGCAAACGCCGGTCATTGCGGTCACCGCGCACGCGATGGCCGGTCAGAAAGAGAAGCTGTTGAGCGCCGGAATGAATGATTATCTGGCGAAGCCAATCGATGAAGAGAAACTTCACAACCTGCTGTTACGCTATAAGCCGGGTCATATTGGCGGGACGTACACGGTATCCAGCGAGCCGGTTGAAATCAGCGTCAACCAGAACGCGACCTTTGACTGGCAGCTTGCCCTGCGCCAGGCGGCAGGGAAACCCGATTTAGCCCGCGAAATGCTGCAAATGCTGGTCGCGTTTCTGCCGGAGATTCGCAATAAGGTGGAAGAGCAGCTGGTGGGTGAAAACCCGGAAGATCTGCTGGAAGCAATCCACAAGCTGCACGGTAGCTGCGGGTACAGCGGCGTGCCGCGGCTGAAAAACCTCTGCCAGCTGCTGGAGCAGCAGCTGCGTGCCGGTACGCCGGAATCGGAGCTTGAACCGGAATTCCTGGAGCTGCTGGATGAAATGGATAACGTGACGCGGGAAGCGATGAAGGTATTGGGGAGCTGA
- a CDS encoding glycerate kinase, giving the protein MKIVIAPDSYKESLSALEVATAIERGFREIFPEAVYVKLPVADGGEGTVEAMIAATQGRIVHVPVTGPLGERVEGFYGLSGDEQSAFIEMAAASGLELVVPSQRNPLKTTSWGTGELIRHALDAGVKHIIIGIGGSATNDGGAGMVQALGAKLLDDSEQPLGQGGGELGKLARIDLSGLDRRLAECRIEVACDVTNPLTGKDGASAVFGPQKGATPEMIVTLDNALAQYARVIARDLDIDVLNLAGGGAAGGMGAALYAFCGAQLRQGIEIVTDALHLADQVADADLVITGEGRIDSQTIHGKVPVGVARVAKRFNKPVIGIAGSLTADVGVVHDHGIDAVFSVIYTICSLEDALENASENVRMAARNIAAVLKVGQAF; this is encoded by the coding sequence ATGAAAATTGTTATCGCACCGGACTCGTATAAGGAAAGTTTGAGTGCGCTTGAGGTTGCGACAGCGATAGAACGTGGTTTTCGCGAGATCTTCCCCGAGGCGGTTTACGTCAAACTGCCGGTCGCGGACGGTGGCGAAGGGACGGTTGAGGCGATGATCGCGGCAACGCAGGGACGCATTGTGCATGTTCCGGTGACCGGCCCGCTGGGTGAGCGCGTGGAAGGGTTTTATGGCTTATCCGGTGACGAGCAGAGTGCCTTTATTGAAATGGCGGCGGCAAGCGGCCTGGAGCTGGTCGTCCCTTCGCAGCGTAATCCCCTGAAAACCACCTCGTGGGGCACGGGCGAACTTATTCGTCACGCGCTGGATGCGGGCGTTAAGCATATCATCATCGGCATCGGCGGCAGCGCCACCAATGACGGCGGAGCAGGGATGGTGCAGGCGTTGGGGGCAAAGCTGCTGGACGACAGCGAACAGCCCCTTGGGCAGGGCGGAGGCGAGCTGGGAAAACTCGCGCGTATCGACCTGAGCGGGCTGGACAGACGTCTGGCTGAGTGCCGGATAGAAGTCGCCTGTGATGTGACGAATCCGCTCACCGGTAAGGATGGCGCGTCAGCCGTATTTGGCCCGCAAAAGGGTGCCACTCCCGAGATGATCGTTACCCTGGACAACGCGCTGGCACAATATGCGAGAGTCATTGCCCGGGATCTGGATATCGACGTGCTAAACCTTGCTGGCGGCGGCGCGGCGGGTGGCATGGGGGCCGCGCTGTACGCCTTTTGCGGCGCGCAGCTGCGCCAGGGCATTGAGATCGTGACCGATGCGCTACACCTGGCCGACCAGGTGGCCGATGCGGATCTGGTGATCACGGGAGAAGGCCGCATCGACAGCCAGACGATCCACGGCAAAGTCCCGGTGGGCGTGGCGAGAGTGGCAAAACGCTTTAACAAACCCGTTATCGGCATTGCAGGCAGCCTGACGGCGGACGTTGGCGTGGTACACGATCACGGCATTGATGCGGTGTTTAGCGTGATCTACACCATCTGCTCGCTGGAAGACGCGCTTGAAAATGCCAGCGAGAACGTCAGGATGGCCGCAAGGAATATCGCGGCGGTGCTGAAAGTGGGGCAGGCATTTTAG